One Nitrospinota bacterium genomic window, TGGTCGATGCGTCCAAGATCTTAAATTGGCCATTTCATCAATAAATCTCGATACTTCTACCAATCTCTTCATCTGCTCGTCTGAGATGCAATCTACCTTAAGCTTTAATTTAAGATTTGGAATAATTGAGCAGAGATTGGCGTTTCCACATCTCTCTCCATATCCATTTATTGTCCCTTGGATATGTTGGACCCCTGAATTTACTCCCATAATTGAATTGGCCACTGCTGTCTCTGAATCGTTATGGCAGTGAATCCCTAAGGGGGTTTCCATCTTGTCTCTAATCTTATTAATAATGTCCTGAACCTCATGGGTCATTGTTCCACCATTCGTATCACAAAGGACAATACAGTCTACCTTTGCCTCTTGAGCAGTCAGCAATGTCTTCAATGCATATTCAGGATTACTCTTATAACCATCAAAAAAGTGTTCTGCATCATAAATGACCTCATCTACCTTAGATTTCAGATAGTTAAGAGAATCATATATCAATTCCAGGTTCTCATCTGTGGAAATCCTCAAGGCATCTTTAACATGAAGGTCCCATGTCTTTCCAAAGATGGTAACAACAGGGGTTTCCGATTCCAAAAGGGCCTTGATATTAGCGTCATCTTCTGCTTTGAGTTTTGCTCTTCTTGTACTTCCAAAAGAGGCAATCTTAGAATGGGAAAGGGATATCTTTTTTATCTCCTTGAAAAAACCGATATCTTTTGGATTAGACCCTGGCCATCCCCCTTCAATATAATGTATTCCAAGTTCATCCAGTTTTTGAGCAATTCTAAGCTTATCCTCAAGCGTAAAAGATATCTCTTCAGCCTGAGTACCATCCCTCAAAGTTGTATCGTATAACTTTACCAATCTCATTTTTACATTCCTCTTTATTATTTTAATAAACCTTTCTTGAAAAAACTCATCTCAATCTCTCAAAACCATTTTCAGTACTCCAAATCAATCAGCCTTTTGGTTTTTCTAGACCAAAGGCATCATGCAAGACCCTAACAGCCAGTTCAGTATACTTTGTATCAATAACACATGATATCTTAATCTCTGAAGTACTGATCATCATAATGTTTATATTCTCTTTTGCTAGGGACGAAAACATAGTTGTTGCTATGCCGGACTGTCCCTGCATGCCTGCTCCAATAATGGATATCTTGGTTATGTTCTCATCAATTTTAACATCTTCTGCCCCGATCTCTGGAACAAGCTCTTTCATCAGAAGAAAGGTCTTTTTTGCATCACTCTTTTGGACTGTAAAAGAAACGTCAGTCAACCCGCCCTCACTGACATTCTGAATAATCATATCGACAACAATATCAGCCTGTGAAACCTTACCAAAAATTTGAGCAGCTATCCCAGGTCTATCAGGCACCCCTGCAATGGTTATCTTTGCCTGATTCTTATTATATGCAATACCTATAACCACACTCTCTTCCATATTAACCTCATCTGTTACCAATGTACCTTCACCTCCTCCAAAGGTAGATTTGACTAAAATGGGAATCTTATATTTTTTACCAAATTCTAAACATCTTGAATGCAATACCTTCGCTCCTAAACTTGCCATTTCTAACATCTCTTCGTACGATATTTTATCTAACTTCCTGGCATGAGGAACGATATTTGGATCTGTTGTGAACACACCCTCTACATCAGTATAAATTTCACAAACTTCAGCCTTAAGGGTCGCTGCTATAGCCACGGCAGTGGTATCAGAACCACCTCTCCCTAAAGTTGTAACATTTTCATGTTCATCAATACCTTGAAATCCTGCAACCACAACTACCTTGCCTTGATTCAGAGCATCCCTTATCCTTTTTCCTGTAATATATTTTATCTTGGCTCTTGTATAGGAACTATTGGTAATAATACCGCTCTGTCGTCCTGTTAGGGATATAGCATCGCAACCCAAAGATTGAAGAGCCATTGTAAGAAGCGCAATGGTTACTCTCTCTCCTGTGGAGAGGAGCATATCAAACTCTCTTCTCTCAGGAATTTCAGAAATCTGATGAGCCATGTTGACCAATTTATCGGTCTCTCCTGCCATTGCTGAAACAACAACTATAATATCAGCACCTTCTTTTTTTCTATCAGCAACTTTCTTTGCAATCGCCTTAATCTTTTCAATGCTTCCTACTGAAGTCCCTCCATATTTTTGAATAACTAACCTCATTTTACTCCCCCAGAAAATATTTTTTTTAATCTCCCTGTATAAAATAATCCATTAATTCATAACCTCTATCAAACCTCAAAGAACCCTTTTCTATGAGGAGCTCATCATATTTTTCTCCCTTATCTGAAACCAAACTGTTTGATAGAATGG contains:
- the cimA gene encoding citramalate synthase is translated as MRLVKLYDTTLRDGTQAEEISFTLEDKLRIAQKLDELGIHYIEGGWPGSNPKDIGFFKEIKKISLSHSKIASFGSTRRAKLKAEDDANIKALLESETPVVTIFGKTWDLHVKDALRISTDENLELIYDSLNYLKSKVDEVIYDAEHFFDGYKSNPEYALKTLLTAQEAKVDCIVLCDTNGGTMTHEVQDIINKIRDKMETPLGIHCHNDSETAVANSIMGVNSGVQHIQGTINGYGERCGNANLCSIIPNLKLKLKVDCISDEQMKRLVEVSRFIDEMANLRSWTHRPYVGKSAFAHKGGVHVSAVQRNPETYEHIKPELVGNRQRVLVSDLSGRSNILYKAQEFNIDIESKDPTVQNILDSLKELENQGFQFEGAEASFELLMKKALGKREKFFDLKGFRVIIEKRKEGTEPISEATIMLIVDGEVEHTAAEGNGPVNALDNALRKALEKFYPELKDMVLNDYKVRILDEWSGTEAITRVLIESRDRDSRWGTVGVSANIIEASWQALVDSIEYKLHKEKDKKKK
- a CDS encoding aspartate kinase codes for the protein MRLVIQKYGGTSVGSIEKIKAIAKKVADRKKEGADIIVVVSAMAGETDKLVNMAHQISEIPERREFDMLLSTGERVTIALLTMALQSLGCDAISLTGRQSGIITNSSYTRAKIKYITGKRIRDALNQGKVVVVAGFQGIDEHENVTTLGRGGSDTTAVAIAATLKAEVCEIYTDVEGVFTTDPNIVPHARKLDKISYEEMLEMASLGAKVLHSRCLEFGKKYKIPILVKSTFGGGEGTLVTDEVNMEESVVIGIAYNKNQAKITIAGVPDRPGIAAQIFGKVSQADIVVDMIIQNVSEGGLTDVSFTVQKSDAKKTFLLMKELVPEIGAEDVKIDENITKISIIGAGMQGQSGIATTMFSSLAKENINIMMISTSEIKISCVIDTKYTELAVRVLHDAFGLEKPKG